A DNA window from Ranitomeya imitator isolate aRanImi1 chromosome 2, aRanImi1.pri, whole genome shotgun sequence contains the following coding sequences:
- the LOC138667010 gene encoding uncharacterized protein: MSSGSPPPPRRQRTEEADEADSPVEEVVPEDEGRGGETHGEGSQLSSESGAKARGPSSGSQGRRRHSHGGRHRVSQRAPDSDGEEVGLDIDLLIDLVRDREPLWNMGDRRHADLSVTRRLWEQICCELIPRWEDLDVQAQIQERERIVKRWRSIRDRFKKEFNKEMRAPSGSGGRRSTYKYARALLFLRSTMVTRSTVGSTREPAAQLNTSGAIPQEAATEGHFDSEEPSAPSHSAPSHSAPSHSAPSHSAPSHSAPSHSAPSHSAPSHSAPSHSAPSHSAPSHSAPSHPTDPSFRSTSAGASWPVPLHVAAGENIAFPVPHPSAAATSSTPVASGRFRQRGQVHSYAPEFLHLNASFQNCLKVLSEQMAAGFNFINKSMLEMHTLLVTMRSEAKQSPNNTFFQSVLEQMETLSTSQQMQVMESCQSTLALIASRADSLSNHPPTGPPSSTVHHYSQYHPFDPYRQTDLAPSRPSHHHPHRTPSQQPQHFQRSRAPSHQPHHQPRAPSHHPHYQPPARAPSHPYDDPDPYNFTSTSSSPPLPAHFQQTLSPSSQTSSTHITRSASQSSQNISYTPPSYQISNPNPTFLSTRSIAFSTPSPLTVEHSPPPSHSSLHTPTVEVSLSDSASDSISTPTYENI, from the exons atgtcttcagggagccctcctcctcctcgccgtcaACGCACAGAG gaagctgatgaggctgacTCCCCAGTAGAAGAGGTGGTCCCcgaagatgagggaaggggtggagaaacacacggagagggctcacaattg agttcggaaTCTGGTGCCAAAGCAagaggtccttccagtggctcccagggtcgtcggcgtcaTTCACatggcggccgtcatcgt gtttcacagcgtgctccagattcggacggtgaggaggtaggccttgatattgacctcctcatcgatcttgtcagagacagggagccgttgtggaatatgggtgaccgccgccatgctgatctctcagtgacccgtcgactctgggagcaaatctgctgtgaactgataccaaggtgggaggaccttgatgttcaggcccagattcaagaac gtgagcggattgtgaaaaggtggcggtcgatcagggatcgctttaagaaggagttcaataaagagatgcgggccccgagtggatctggaggacgcaggagcacatacaaatatgcaagggccctgttgttcctcaggtcaacgatggtcacccgaag taccgttgggagcactcgggagcctgcagcacaattgaacacttctggggcgatccctcaggaggccgccaccgagggacactttgacagtgaggaaccctctgcaccttcccactctgcaccttcccactctgcaccttcccactctgcaccttcccactctgcaccttcccactctgcaccttcccactctgcaccttcccactctgcaccttcccactctgcaccttcccactctgcaccttcccactctgcaccttcccactctgcaccttcccaccctactgatccctctttccgatccacgagcgctggagcatcctggccggttccattgcatgtagctgctggtgagaacatagcgtttcctgtaccccacccctctgctgcagccacctctagtacacctgtagcatcggggcggtttcgccagaggggtcaggtacatagttatgctcccgagttcttgcacctgaacgcatcgttccagaactgtctgaaagttttgtccgagcaaatggctgcaggattcaatttcataaataaaagtatgctcgagatgcatacacttctggtaacgatgcgttcagaggcaaaacagtcaccgaacaacactttttttcagtcggtgcttgagcaaatggagacgctatctacttctcagcagatgcaagtaatggaatcctgccagtctactctagcgctcattgcctctagagcagatagtctttccaaccatcctccaactggccccccttcctccactgtccaccactacagccagtaccatccttttgacccgtatcgccaaactgaccttgccccatcccgcccaagtcaccatcatccacatcgtaccccgtcccaacagccacaacactttcagcgttcccgtgccccttcccaccagccacaccaccagccccgtgccccttcccaccatccacactaccagcctcccgcccgtgccccatcccacccatatgatgatcccgacccatacaacttcacatctacttcatcctcgcctcctctccctgcccacttccaacagactctatcaccctcttcccaaacctcttctacacacatcactcgttctgcctcccaatcctcacaaaacatttcctacacccctccatcctaccaaatttctaaccccaatcccactttcttgtccacccgctcaatagctttctccactccttcacccttaaccgttgaacattctccaccaccatcacattcctctctccacactcccactgtcgaagtgtccctatcagacagtgcctccgatagtatctccaccccgacgtatgaaaacatttag